The nucleotide sequence GCGCGGAGACGACCGTGTCGATCTCTTCGTACAGCCGCGGCCCTCCGGCGGCTGCCAGCGCATAGCGGGAGCCCGCGCTGGCCGCCGCAGCTCCCGCGCCAGCGGTCGTGGCAACCGGCGTTTCCTCCACCAGCGAGTTCCACGCCTGGCACTCGGGACAGCGTCCGAGCCACTTCGGGCTCTGCGCCCCGCATTCCTGGCAGGAGTAGACGGTCTTCAGCTTCATGGCTGGCGGCCTCGGGTTTGCCGCGTGCTGCTCATAGGGTGTAGTCTTCTCTCATCATCCTCCATCGGACTTCTCGCAATGTGAGGTCCCTCATGATCACACGTCCTCGACTCCTTGGACTTCCCTGCGTACTTCTGCTGCTGGCGTCTGCGCCGCTGTCGGCGCAACCACCGTTTCCGGTCTCATACGTGGCGCCGAATCCCACGTCGTTCGACGTCAGCGCCGCTGGCGCAACCGGATTGACGATCCGCGTGCTGGTCGAACCGCCGTTCTCGGGCGGGTGGCTGACGGAAGAGAACGTCCCGTGGATCACCATCACGAGCGGCATCAACGGCAGCTTCGACGGGTACATCGTGTTCGACGTCGCGCCGAACGCCGATGCCGCCCGCACCGGCATCTTCACCGTCGTCGGGCGCAACAACCGCGTCGACATCACCGTGACCCAGGGCGGCGCGGGCGATGACGAGCCGATTACGGCGGACTTCGACGGCGACGGACGCACCGACCTCGGGTTCTTCCGCGCCGCGTCGGGCGAATGGTTCCTGCGCAACAGCCGTACTGGTGAGGTCACCACGGCGATCTGGGGCGGAGCCGCCGGCGACCGTGCCGTCCCCGCCGATTACGACGGTGACGGCCGCGCGGATCTCGCGTTCTTCCGCGAAGCGGACGGCTACTGGTACATTCTCGGCAGCCGCGCTGGCCCACGATACGAGTTCTGGCCCGCCGGCGCCGGTGCAGTACTCACGCCGGCGGACTACGACGGCGACCGGCGGTGTGACGTCGCCTTCTTCCGGCCGTCCGACGGCTTCTGGTACATCCTGCCGACCGCGACGCGCGTGCCGCGCTACGAAGCATGGGGCGGATTCGGCGACGTGCCGGCCGCTGCCGACTTCGACGGCGACGGGCAGGCCGACGTGGCGTTCTTCCGCCCGGCCGACGCCTACTGGTACATCCTTCCCAGCCGATCGCGAATCCCCACGTATCGATACTGGGGCGGCTCGGCGTCCGATCGGCCGGCGGCGGCGGACTACGACGGCGACGGCGCAGCCGACACGGCGTTCGAACGCCCGATCGACGGGTACTGGTACGTCTGGTCCAGCTCGCAAAGCGTCGCCTACATCGACTGGCGCGTCCCCGCCGCGGGAACGTTGGCCCGGGGCGATTTCGATGGGGACGGCCGCGCCGATTTCGGGTTCTTCAACCCGTCGGACGGCTTCTGGTACCTGCTGGTGAACCGCGCCCGCACGGCGGTGTACATCGCGGGAACGTGGCGGTTCTGAACACAGCGGCAACTCACGCCGGATCGTAGCGGCGTTCGATCCGCGTACCGACACGGCAGAGCAGCTCGTACGGAATGGTGCCGATCGCCGCTGCGATTTCGCGCATGCCGATTTCGCTCCCGTCCTGCTCGCCGACGATCACCACTTCGTCACCGGTCTGCACGTCCAGGCCGGTGACGTCGACGGTCGTCATGTCCATGCACACCGATCCCACGACCGGTACGCGTTGTCCGCGTACCAGCATGAAAGCGCGCCCGGCCATCCGGCGATCCAGGCCGTCGGCATACCCGGCCGGGACGATCGCGATCGTGCGCGGCGCGTCTGCGGTTGCCTGCAAACCGTACCCGGTGCCCTCGCCGGGGCGGGTTCCCTTCACGTGCACGATACGGCTGTGGAGTGACAGGGCAGGTCGCAGCGGTAGCGTGGCGGCGAGCGGCGGCGGGACGATGCCATAGAGCAGGAGGCCGGGGCGGACGAAGTCGTACCAGACCCGCTCGTCGCGCAGGAGGGCGGCGCTGTTCGCGGCGTGGCGGAACTTCGGCGTGATGCCGAGCGCGGGCAGCGCCGTCAGCGTCCTCTCGAACCGCTCGCGCTGTTCGTTGAACGCGGGATGCTCGGGGTCGTCGGCGGTGGCAAAGTGCGTGTACACCGCGTCGATTGCCAGGTGTCCGCTGCGCGCGATCGCCGGCAGCGTCCGCGCCAGGTTGTCGTGGCGGAACCCCAGCCGGTTCATGCCGGTGTCGATCTTGAGATGGCAGCGCAGCTGAAAACGGGGACTGTCCCCTTTTTCGGGAAACGCGCGTTGACTGCGGCGCGCGGCGGCGGCGGCAAGGTTCTCAGCAGCGGCTGGCGTCGAGATGGTCGGGGTGAGGCCGAACTCGAAGACGCCGTCGAGATCGCTGATGCCGAGCGCGCCGAACACGAGGATCGGGATGCGGACGCCGGCGCGGCGCAGCACGATCCCTTCCTCGATGTCGGCGCAGGCGAGCATCGCGGCGCCGGCGCGCTCGAGCGCGAGGCCGACGTCGGGCGCGCCATGCCCGTAGGCATTCGCCTTGACGACGGCGATGACGCGCGGCGAGGGGGTGGTGAGGCGCGCCGCCGGATCCGACCGGCCGGCCGAGAGAAAGGAGGAGATGGAGCGGAGATTGTGCTCGATGGCCGCGAGATCGACGCGGGCGACTGTGGGTCGAATCATGCCCGTCGACAGCGCGTCAGACCCCCTGGGCCAGGTTCTCGAACCGCGTGTGTTCCTTGATGAAGGCCAGCTTGGCGGTCCCGATCGGGCCGTTGCGCTGCTTGCCGATGATGATTTCGGCGATCCCCTCGGCCTCCTGGTTGGGCGTGCCGTCGGCGTTGCGATACTGCTCTTCGCGGTAGATGAACATGACGACGTCGGCGTCCTGCTCGAGGGCGCCCGATTCGCGGAGGTCGGACAGCTGCGGGCGGTGATCGGAGCGCGTCTCCGAGGCGCGCGACAGCTGCGAGAGCGCGACGATCGGAATCTTCAGCTCCTTGGCCAGGCCCTTCAGCGACCGCGAGATCGAGGCGATCTCCTGCTGGCGGCTCTCGAACCGGCCGCGCCCCTGCATCAACTGGATGTAGTCGATGATGAGCAGGTGCAGGCCGTGCTCGGACTGCAGCCGCCGCGCTTTCGCGCGCATCTCGAGCACGCCGATCGAGGCGGTGTCGTCGATGAACACGCGCGCCTCGGCCAGCGTGCCGAGCGCGTGCGAGAGACGGCCGTAGTCCTTCTCGTTCAGGTAGCCGCTGCGGAACCGGTGGGCGTCGATCCGCGCCTCGCCGGTCAGCATGCGCATGAACAGCTGCTCTTTCGACATCTCGAGGCTGAAGAAGCCCACCGTCATGTCGGTGTTGATGCCGACGTGCTGGGCGATGTTCAGCACGAAGCTGGTCTTGCCCATCGACGGCCGCGCCGCCACCAGCACCAGATCCGACGGCTGCAGCCCGGACGTCATCTCGTCGAGATCGACGAAACCGGTCGGCACGCCGGTCACCAGCCCCTTGTGCTGCTGCAGCTTCTCGATCGTCGCGAAGCTGCTCTGCACCAGGTCGCGCAGCGGC is from Vicinamibacterales bacterium and encodes:
- the dnaB gene encoding replicative DNA helicase, whose product is MPEIAAAAAPDRTLPHNLEAEKSVLGAILIHNEAFNHAAELIDARDFFRDAHRRIFDKMVALSERNDPIDLITLKEELTRSGEIEDVGGPAYIASLADGVPRTANVEHYARIVKEKSTLRSLIHSANRILADAYQAEDDADLILDGAEKAIFEIAEDRIREGFTPLRDLVQSSFATIEKLQQHKGLVTGVPTGFVDLDEMTSGLQPSDLVLVAARPSMGKTSFVLNIAQHVGINTDMTVGFFSLEMSKEQLFMRMLTGEARIDAHRFRSGYLNEKDYGRLSHALGTLAEARVFIDDTASIGVLEMRAKARRLQSEHGLHLLIIDYIQLMQGRGRFESRQQEIASISRSLKGLAKELKIPIVALSQLSRASETRSDHRPQLSDLRESGALEQDADVVMFIYREEQYRNADGTPNQEAEGIAEIIIGKQRNGPIGTAKLAFIKEHTRFENLAQGV
- the alr gene encoding alanine racemase; its protein translation is MIRPTVARVDLAAIEHNLRSISSFLSAGRSDPAARLTTPSPRVIAVVKANAYGHGAPDVGLALERAGAAMLACADIEEGIVLRRAGVRIPILVFGALGISDLDGVFEFGLTPTISTPAAAENLAAAAARRSQRAFPEKGDSPRFQLRCHLKIDTGMNRLGFRHDNLARTLPAIARSGHLAIDAVYTHFATADDPEHPAFNEQRERFERTLTALPALGITPKFRHAANSAALLRDERVWYDFVRPGLLLYGIVPPPLAATLPLRPALSLHSRIVHVKGTRPGEGTGYGLQATADAPRTIAIVPAGYADGLDRRMAGRAFMLVRGQRVPVVGSVCMDMTTVDVTGLDVQTGDEVVIVGEQDGSEIGMREIAAAIGTIPYELLCRVGTRIERRYDPA
- a CDS encoding FG-GAP-like repeat-containing protein, which codes for MAPNPTSFDVSAAGATGLTIRVLVEPPFSGGWLTEENVPWITITSGINGSFDGYIVFDVAPNADAARTGIFTVVGRNNRVDITVTQGGAGDDEPITADFDGDGRTDLGFFRAASGEWFLRNSRTGEVTTAIWGGAAGDRAVPADYDGDGRADLAFFREADGYWYILGSRAGPRYEFWPAGAGAVLTPADYDGDRRCDVAFFRPSDGFWYILPTATRVPRYEAWGGFGDVPAAADFDGDGQADVAFFRPADAYWYILPSRSRIPTYRYWGGSASDRPAAADYDGDGAADTAFERPIDGYWYVWSSSQSVAYIDWRVPAAGTLARGDFDGDGRADFGFFNPSDGFWYLLVNRARTAVYIAGTWRF